From a region of the Dictyostelium discoideum AX4 chromosome 2 chromosome, whole genome shotgun sequence genome:
- a CDS encoding hypothetical protein (Similar to Volvox carteri f. nagariensis. Pherophorin-dz1 protein) — MDLHNKSNEYSNCKAMENGKNRSLINKTELFKIIAKQCPLFLKYNFNEKMVIELPPPLPPAPPPPPPPPPPPPPPPPPPPPPPPPPPPPPPPPPPPPPPPPLPPPPPPSQENLHLELILGGLVNEPQIDPVIEEHECNIIRLSGTLREATKGIGKLPETLNQPNLFLEPFPKIKFGPPKSCVILNSLDPCFKYVVDYLDFLETGPFGQIIVNSAIPQLIQIFMEFLALDFYIHARVGHARPL; from the coding sequence atggattTACACAACAAATCTAATGAATATTCAAACTGCAAAGCAATGGAAAATGGCAAAAATAGatctttaataaataaaaccgAATTATTTAAGATCATAGCAAAACAATGTCCATTATTCttgaaatataattttaatgaaaaaatggTAATAGAGCTCCctccaccactaccaccggcaccaccaccaccgccaccaccaccaccaccaccaccaccaccaccaccaccaccaccaccaccaccaccaccaccaccaccaccaccaccaccaccaccaccaccaccaccaccaccaccactaccaccgcCACCTCCACCATCTCAAGAAAATCTACATTTAGAATTAATTCTTGGAGGTCTAGTCAATGAACCACAAATTGACCCAGTAATCGAAGAACACGAGTGCAATATCATACGTTTATCGGGAACTCTTAGAGAAGCTACTAAGGGTATTGGAAAATTACCAGAAACACTAAATCAACCAAATCTCTTTCTAGAACCATTccccaaaataaaatttggacCACCAAAATCATGTGTAATCTTAAACTCTCTTGACCCTTGTTTTAAGTATGTCGTTGATTATTTAGATTTTCTTGAAACGGGTCCCTTTGGCCAAATTATTGTCAATTCTGCCATTCCTCAgctaattcaaatttttatgGAATTTTTAGCTTTAGATTTTTATATCCACGCTAGGGTTGGTCATGCTCGACctctttaa